The following are encoded together in the Desulfuromonas thiophila genome:
- the rfbD gene encoding dTDP-4-dehydrorhamnose reductase, producing MRGAPDGNGHFRGPGQPPLRVALIGAGGMLAQAVRQTAPEGIELLPFDLPAFDLTDPAGMAVALEPLRPQLLINCAAFTRVDACESEAERAFAVNGAGPGHLAALAQRLGATLVHLSTDFVFSGAARRPYCEEDAPGPLSVYGRSKLQGERAVVASGLSQYYIVRTSWLYGPGGANFVETVARLTAEREELGIVADQQGTPTFSVDLAAALWRLVGLRGGAAAPFGLYHYSNAGCCSWYDFACAIVEQLRALGSPVRARQIRPLRTAEYPVPARRPAYSVLAKDKICHHTGIHIPDWRTSLATYLRQRHDAAAQLSRGC from the coding sequence GTGAGGGGTGCGCCGGACGGCAACGGGCACTTCAGAGGGCCCGGCCAGCCGCCGCTGCGGGTTGCCCTTATCGGCGCCGGTGGCATGCTGGCCCAGGCCGTGCGCCAGACTGCGCCAGAGGGTATCGAGCTGTTGCCCTTCGATCTGCCGGCCTTCGATCTGACCGATCCGGCGGGCATGGCGGTGGCGTTGGAACCTTTGCGGCCGCAGCTGCTGATCAACTGTGCCGCCTTCACCCGGGTGGATGCCTGCGAAAGCGAGGCCGAGCGGGCCTTTGCTGTCAACGGCGCCGGCCCCGGTCATCTGGCGGCACTGGCGCAGCGGCTGGGTGCCACCCTGGTGCATCTGTCGACGGATTTTGTGTTCTCCGGCGCTGCGCGCAGGCCCTATTGCGAAGAGGATGCTCCTGGGCCTTTGAGTGTTTACGGCCGTTCCAAGCTGCAGGGGGAGCGGGCCGTGGTCGCCAGTGGCCTGAGCCAGTATTACATTGTTCGCACCAGTTGGCTCTATGGCCCCGGTGGAGCGAACTTTGTCGAAACCGTTGCCCGCCTGACGGCTGAACGCGAGGAACTCGGCATCGTCGCCGATCAGCAGGGCACGCCGACCTTCAGCGTCGATCTGGCCGCGGCGCTCTGGCGGCTGGTCGGGCTCCGTGGTGGGGCCGCCGCGCCCTTCGGCCTGTACCATTACAGTAATGCCGGCTGCTGCAGCTGGTACGACTTTGCCTGCGCCATCGTTGAACAGCTGCGCGCCCTGGGCTCTCCCGTGCGGGCGCGGCAGATCCGGCCGTTGCGCACGGCAGAGTATCCCGTGCCGGCCCGCCGGCCGGCCTATTCGGTGCTGGCGAAGGACAAGATCTGTCACCATACCGGTATCCACATCCCCGACTGGCGCACGTCGCTCGCTACGTATCTGCGTCAGCGCCATGACGCGGCGGCGCAGCTGTCGCGGGGTTGCTGA
- the rfbB gene encoding dTDP-glucose 4,6-dehydratase, whose protein sequence is MKLLVTGGAGFIGSALIRYLIAETAVRVVNVDKLTYAGNLESLATVSGSPRYVFEQVDICDRPALEAVFERHHPTAVMHLAAESHVDRSIDGPAAFIQTNMVGTYTLLEVARAYWQRLDEAGQAAFRFHHISTDEVYGDLADPAELFNEQTAYAPSSPYSASKASSDHLVRAWQRTYGLPTLLTNCSNNYGPYHFPEKLIPLMILNALEGKPLPVYGSGAQVRDWLYVEDHVRALWRVLTTGVIGQTYNIGGHNEQRNIDVVHTLCDLLEELAADSAHARSGDNPAGFRGLIRHVADRPGHDRRYAIDAGKIERELGWRPQETFATGLRKTVHWYLANRDWCRRVQDGSYQRQRLGLGEGA, encoded by the coding sequence ATGAAGTTGCTGGTTACCGGCGGCGCCGGTTTTATCGGTTCGGCCCTGATTCGCTATCTGATCGCCGAAACCGCCGTGCGCGTGGTCAATGTCGACAAGCTCACCTATGCCGGCAATCTGGAATCGCTGGCGACGGTCAGTGGCAGTCCGCGCTATGTCTTCGAGCAGGTCGATATCTGCGACCGGCCGGCGCTGGAGGCGGTTTTTGAGCGCCATCACCCGACGGCGGTGATGCATCTGGCGGCGGAGAGTCATGTTGATCGCTCCATCGATGGTCCGGCTGCCTTCATCCAGACCAACATGGTTGGCACCTATACCCTGCTGGAGGTTGCGCGGGCCTACTGGCAGCGGCTGGATGAGGCCGGCCAGGCCGCCTTCCGTTTTCATCACATCTCCACCGACGAGGTCTATGGCGATCTGGCCGATCCGGCCGAGCTGTTCAACGAACAGACCGCCTATGCCCCCAGTTCGCCTTACAGCGCCAGCAAGGCCAGCTCGGATCATCTGGTGCGGGCCTGGCAGCGTACCTATGGCCTGCCGACCCTGCTTACCAATTGTTCCAATAATTATGGTCCCTATCATTTTCCGGAAAAGCTGATTCCGCTGATGATTCTCAATGCCCTCGAAGGCAAGCCGCTGCCGGTTTACGGCAGCGGTGCGCAGGTGCGTGACTGGCTTTATGTTGAGGATCATGTCCGCGCCCTCTGGCGTGTACTGACAACAGGGGTCATCGGCCAGACCTACAATATCGGTGGCCATAACGAGCAGCGCAACATCGACGTGGTCCACACCCTCTGTGATCTGCTGGAAGAACTGGCAGCGGACAGCGCCCATGCCCGCTCGGGCGACAATCCGGCCGGTTTCCGCGGGCTGATCCGCCATGTGGCTGACCGGCCGGGCCATGACCGACGCTATGCCATCGATGCCGGTAAAATTGAGCGCGAACTGGGCTGGCGGCCGCAGGAAACCTTTGCCACCGGCCTGCGTAAAACCGTCCACTGGTATCTGGCCAACCGTGACTGGTGCCGGCGGGTGCAGGACGGCAGCTACCAGCGGCAACGCCTGGGCCTGGGAGAAGGGGCGTGA
- a CDS encoding glycosyltransferase translates to MNDLAVVTIVSNNYLHFARTLLQSVARQMPDADRFCVIVDTDLSYAQELRAEFDTIRLDQLHLPDGDDFLFQYTVLELNTAVKPWALQHLLQRGYRQVIYLDPDIFLYRPLAALFDLFSAGAKIVLTPHLLAPLNDSYRPTELDIRRAGTYNLGFCAVAASDTALAYLHWWQEKLRRDCIVDINSGIFVDQSWMDLVPGLFDQVAILRHPGYNVAYWNLAQRVIRDSAPLADPQVNGQPLVFFHFSGFDPFAPERVSKHQNRFTFSNLPSATRRRFEDYAEQVLANNAERYRLAPYGFGCFAEGTPIQDAERHNFRCDPQLRQQCAGQPFDCASRLSLRFQDKSAISAEHQVAPLHVHRLQQLYLRLLGRLPERDALLALGPRMGRPLGMARTVLSVGLSPEARTTPGWLARLVRLVNEVQFTPRLLKRSVAEPLAWGLERSGRFWPSLAYRPPRGAEPGIAHTHVVMRPQRQAGVPVVSPLDRPGPAGINLIGYLRAELGVGEAARSLARSCVAVDIPFSATDVGYQSQNLQRDESIMALASDLRYPVDLLYVNADQTAATAQQLQLGGRQPAGYSIGFWHWEQPVVPPSHYAAFAHVDEIWVPSTFVQEAVAAVAPVPVYRVPHAIQFSPSAAACRQSFGLPEDRFLVLVMYDFHSYQYRKNPQAAIAAFRLAARSQKSLGLVIKTINGQHHPAALTELEAEVADLANVFFIHEFLTRQQTWDLQSCCDALLSLHRAEGFGLAPAEMMSLAKPVIATGWSANMDFMTVDNSLPVRYALKPLDRDLGAYPAGPLWAEADIDHAAWCLEQLVQQPDLAARLGSRAALDIQQQLHPAVVGQRIRQRLQELEYWYPELRG, encoded by the coding sequence ATGAACGACCTGGCCGTTGTTACCATTGTCAGCAACAACTACCTGCATTTCGCCCGCACACTGCTGCAGAGTGTCGCACGTCAGATGCCTGACGCCGATCGCTTTTGCGTCATCGTCGATACCGACTTGTCCTATGCGCAAGAACTTAGGGCAGAATTTGATACGATTCGCCTTGACCAGCTGCATCTGCCCGATGGCGATGACTTTCTTTTTCAGTATACGGTTCTGGAACTCAACACGGCGGTCAAGCCCTGGGCCCTGCAGCATCTGCTGCAACGTGGCTATCGACAGGTGATTTACCTTGATCCCGATATCTTTCTGTACCGGCCGCTGGCGGCGCTGTTCGATCTTTTTTCCGCCGGCGCTAAAATTGTTCTGACACCTCACCTGCTGGCGCCGCTGAACGACAGCTATCGCCCGACAGAGCTGGATATCCGCCGGGCCGGAACCTACAATCTGGGTTTTTGTGCCGTTGCTGCCAGTGATACGGCCTTGGCTTATCTGCACTGGTGGCAGGAAAAACTGCGGCGGGACTGCATTGTTGATATCAACAGCGGTATTTTTGTCGATCAGAGCTGGATGGATCTGGTGCCGGGCCTGTTCGACCAGGTCGCGATCCTGCGCCATCCGGGTTACAACGTCGCCTACTGGAATCTGGCCCAGCGCGTTATCCGTGACAGCGCCCCGCTTGCTGACCCGCAGGTCAATGGTCAGCCGTTGGTCTTTTTCCATTTCAGTGGGTTCGATCCCTTTGCCCCCGAGCGGGTCTCGAAACATCAAAACCGTTTTACCTTCAGCAATCTGCCGTCAGCGACCCGCAGACGGTTCGAAGACTATGCCGAACAGGTGCTGGCGAACAATGCCGAACGTTATCGGCTTGCGCCTTATGGCTTCGGTTGTTTTGCCGAGGGGACGCCTATCCAGGATGCGGAACGGCATAATTTTCGCTGTGATCCACAGCTGCGCCAGCAATGCGCCGGTCAGCCTTTTGATTGTGCGTCGCGCCTGAGTTTGCGTTTTCAGGATAAAAGCGCGATTTCGGCCGAACACCAGGTTGCGCCGTTACATGTTCACCGCCTGCAACAGCTGTACCTGCGACTGCTGGGCCGTTTGCCTGAGCGGGATGCGCTGCTGGCCCTCGGCCCGCGCATGGGCAGACCGTTGGGCATGGCGCGAACCGTGCTGTCGGTTGGTTTGTCGCCGGAAGCGCGCACCACGCCCGGTTGGCTGGCGCGGTTGGTGCGTCTGGTCAACGAGGTGCAGTTTACTCCGCGACTGCTCAAACGCTCAGTGGCTGAACCCCTGGCCTGGGGTCTGGAGCGAAGTGGACGGTTCTGGCCTTCCCTGGCCTATCGCCCCCCCCGGGGGGCAGAGCCGGGGATTGCCCATACCCATGTCGTGATGCGCCCCCAGCGGCAGGCTGGCGTCCCTGTTGTTTCCCCGCTTGACCGGCCTGGTCCGGCAGGCATCAACCTGATCGGTTATCTGCGGGCCGAGTTGGGTGTCGGTGAGGCGGCGCGGTCACTGGCCCGCTCCTGTGTGGCGGTCGATATCCCGTTTTCCGCCACCGATGTCGGTTACCAGAGCCAGAACCTGCAGCGCGATGAAAGCATCATGGCCTTGGCCAGTGATCTGCGCTATCCGGTCGATTTACTTTATGTCAATGCCGACCAGACGGCTGCGACCGCGCAACAGCTGCAGCTTGGTGGCCGCCAGCCTGCCGGCTACAGCATCGGTTTCTGGCATTGGGAGCAGCCGGTGGTGCCACCGTCACACTATGCGGCCTTTGCCCATGTCGATGAGATCTGGGTGCCTTCGACCTTTGTGCAGGAGGCGGTCGCCGCCGTGGCCCCCGTTCCGGTGTATCGCGTACCTCATGCTATCCAGTTCTCCCCGTCGGCCGCTGCTTGCCGGCAGTCGTTCGGTTTGCCGGAAGACCGCTTCCTGGTGCTGGTGATGTACGATTTCCACTCCTACCAATATCGCAAGAATCCGCAGGCGGCGATAGCGGCCTTTCGGCTGGCGGCCAGGTCGCAGAAGTCTCTGGGGCTGGTGATCAAAACCATCAACGGCCAACATCATCCGGCAGCATTGACGGAACTGGAAGCGGAGGTGGCCGATCTGGCCAATGTGTTCTTCATTCATGAGTTTTTGACCCGGCAACAGACCTGGGATCTGCAATCTTGCTGTGATGCCCTGCTGTCGCTGCATCGGGCCGAGGGTTTTGGTCTGGCCCCAGCGGAAATGATGTCCTTGGCCAAGCCGGTGATCGCTACGGGCTGGTCAGCCAATATGGATTTCATGACGGTGGACAATTCGCTGCCGGTTCGCTACGCATTGAAGCCGCTTGACCGCGATTTGGGTGCCTACCCGGCTGGACCGCTGTGGGCTGAGGCCGATATTGATCATGCCGCCTGGTGCCTGGAACAGCTGGTGCAACAGCCCGACCTTGCCGCTCGGTTGGGTTCGCGGGCCGCGCTGGACATTCAGCAGCAGCTCCATCCGGCGGTGGTGGGCCAGCGGATTCGCCAGCGCCTGCAGGAGTTGGAGTACTGGTATCCGGAGTTGCGGGGATAA
- a CDS encoding SapC family protein — protein MAWTPVTLQRHATCSWRRFTSFSFAARQGTAPLVAAEIAAALLALPLAFEPFGAQGQERRYRLVALLALQPEQNAFVTTTGQWRGGYVPSAFRSYPFGLLRLQGVDQPVLAVAEDSGLLLPQRGAGEAFFTAEGELAPAVVDVLKFLRQVEENRCQTQAAVDALARSGVLVPWVLPAVAEAADGAARQDLFRVDAERLNTLDDAAFLQLRRCGALAIAWGQLYSMGMVSVVRRLSRPLDPSAGEERKTAQFDKDDLFHF, from the coding sequence ATGGCGTGGACGCCGGTGACTCTGCAGCGCCATGCAACCTGTTCCTGGCGCCGTTTTACCTCGTTTTCCTTTGCCGCCCGACAGGGCACGGCGCCGCTGGTTGCCGCTGAAATCGCTGCTGCGCTGCTGGCCTTGCCGCTGGCCTTCGAACCGTTCGGCGCACAGGGCCAGGAACGGCGTTATCGTCTGGTTGCGTTGCTGGCGCTACAGCCTGAGCAGAATGCTTTTGTGACGACGACCGGCCAATGGCGGGGCGGTTATGTGCCTTCAGCGTTCCGCAGTTATCCTTTTGGCTTGCTGCGGCTGCAGGGAGTAGATCAGCCGGTACTGGCGGTGGCGGAGGATTCCGGTCTGCTGTTGCCACAGCGTGGCGCCGGCGAAGCGTTTTTTACCGCGGAAGGAGAACTGGCTCCGGCGGTTGTTGATGTGCTGAAGTTTTTGCGCCAGGTCGAGGAGAACCGCTGTCAGACCCAGGCGGCTGTGGATGCTTTGGCCCGCAGCGGCGTTCTGGTGCCCTGGGTGCTTCCAGCTGTCGCTGAGGCAGCGGATGGTGCGGCGCGCCAGGACCTGTTCCGCGTGGATGCGGAGCGCCTCAATACGCTTGACGATGCCGCCTTCCTGCAATTGCGTCGCTGTGGCGCACTGGCGATTGCCTGGGGTCAGCTGTATTCGATGGGGATGGTTTCGGTTGTGCGTCGTCTGAGCCGGCCGCTTGATCCCTCAGCCGGCGAGGAGCGCAAGACCGCGCAATTTGACAAGGATGATCTTTTCCATTTCTGA